A genomic segment from Neodiprion lecontei isolate iyNeoLeco1 chromosome 1, iyNeoLeco1.1, whole genome shotgun sequence encodes:
- the LOC107220139 gene encoding proteasome subunit beta type-2 — protein MECLIGIQFKDFVLVAADMTNANSIMVMKNDEQKIHKISDKLVMAVSGESGDTTQFSEYIGKNIQLYKMRNGYELSPKAAASFTRRNLADYLRTRTPYFVNILMAGYDDETGPELYFIDYLASCVKVPYAAHGYGGFFSLAIMDRYHNLDLSELEAYELLKKCVREIQKRLIVNLPNFKVQKISCAGITDLEPITAKNLAIEDAARA, from the exons ATGGAGTGTTTAATCGGAATACAGTTTAAAGATTTTGTACTCGTCGCCGCAGACATGACAAATGCTAATTCCATTATGGTCATGAAAAATG atGAGCAAAAGATTCACAAAATCTCTGACAAACTTGTGATGGCTGTGTCTGGAGAATCCGGGGATACCACCCAATTTTCAGAATACatcggaaaaaatattcagctgTACAAGATGAGAAATGGATATGAATTATCGCCGAAAGCTGCTGCAAGTTTCACTAGAAGAAATTTAGCTGACTACCTGCGTACCAGGACTCCATATTTTGTCAATATACTAATGGCAGGATATGATGATGAGACCGGACCAGAATTGTATTTCATTGATTATTTAGCATCTTGTGTTAAAGTGCCTTACGCAGCTCATGGTTATGGTGGCTTCTTCTCCTTGGCAATTATGGACAGATATCATAATCTTG atctCTCCGAGCTAGAAGCttatgaattattgaaaaaatgcgttcgggaaattcaaaaacgttTGATTGTTAATTTACCTAACTTCAAGGTACAAAAAATATCGTGCGCAGGAATTACGGATTTGGAGCCAATTACAGCCAAAAATTTGGCCATTGAAGATGCAGCTAGAGCCTGA
- the LOC107220135 gene encoding microtubule-associated protein RP/EB family member 1 isoform X2: MAVNVYATNVTSDNLSRHDMLAWVNDCLSSSFSKIEELCTGAAYCQFMDMLFPGSVPLKRVKFRTVLEHEYIQNFKILQGGFKKMNVDKVIPVDKLIKGRFQDNFEFLQWFKKFFDANYDGREYDGYEARGCIPLGSGVDGTHNLSNPQLVPLPSHPKQPQMQQKHIQQRNTFPKQQSVPKVQRPAPKLAAVGNRGDSGKIEELSAQLMELKLTVDGLEKERDFYFGKLRDIEVMCQDCDNGEPPQIVQKILDVLYATEDGFAPPEEQDGDVLVPGDEEEY, from the exons ATGGCAGTGAACGTTTATGCCACAAACGTTACGAGCGATAACCTCAGTCGTCATGACATGCTGGCGTGGGTTAACGACTGCCTTTCGTCGTCGTTCAGCAAGATAGAAGAATTGTGCACGGGAGCAGCGTACTGCCAATTTATGGACATGTTATTTCCTGGCAGTGTACCCTTGAAACGTGTCAAGTTTAGGACTGTGTTGGAGCATGAATATATACAGAACTTCAAAATACTTCAGGGTGGATTCAAGAAAATGAACGTCGATAAG GTTATACCCGTGGACAAGCTGATAAAGGGCCGTTTTCAAGACAACTTTGAATTCCTTCAATGGTTCaagaaattctttgatgcTAACTATGACGGTCGAGAATATGACGGCTACGAAGCTCGTGGGTGTATTCCACTTGGTTCAGGCGTCGATGGTACTCATAATTTGTCCAATCCTCAATTGGTACCACTACCGTCTCATCCAAAACAGCCACAGATGCAACAAAAGCATATTCAACAGCGTAACACTTTTCCAAAACAACAGTCGG TGCCTAAAGTCCAACGTCCAGCACCAAAACTAGCTGCTGTTGGTAATCGTGGTGATTCTGGAAAGATTGAAGAGCTTAGTGCACAg TTGATGGAGCTGAAACTGACCGTTGATGGTTTAGAGAAGGAAAGGGATTTCTACTTTGGTAAACTTCGAGATATTGAAGTTATGTGTCAAGATTGTGACAATGGTGAACCACCGCAAATCGTTCAGAAGATCTTAGATGTTCTTTATGCAACTGAG GATGGTTTTGCCCCGCCTGAAGAACAAGATGGAGATGTACTGGTACCCGGAGATGAGGAGGAATACTAG
- the LOC107220135 gene encoding microtubule-associated protein RP/EB family member 1 isoform X3 has translation MAVNVYATNVTSDNLSRHDMLAWVNDCLSSSFSKIEELCTGAAYCQFMDMLFPGSVPLKRVKFRTVLEHEYIQNFKILQGGFKKMNVDKIVPIDRLVKGRFQDNFEFLQWFKKFFDANYSGSEPYDALAMRGNEQMGGGGHSAPRGSGLIKRNTPREAPSKPVGRAGEGPPSPLQAPTSKPVGKAMPKVQRPAPKLAAVGNRGDSGKIEELSAQLMELKLTVDGLEKERDFYFGKLRDIEVMCQDCDNGEPPQIVQKILDVLYATEDNGNGQEDEETY, from the exons ATGGCAGTGAACGTTTATGCCACAAACGTTACGAGCGATAACCTCAGTCGTCATGACATGCTGGCGTGGGTTAACGACTGCCTTTCGTCGTCGTTCAGCAAGATAGAAGAATTGTGCACGGGAGCAGCGTACTGCCAATTTATGGACATGTTATTTCCTGGCAGTGTACCCTTGAAACGTGTCAAGTTTAGGACTGTGTTGGAGCATGAATATATACAGAACTTCAAAATACTTCAGGGTGGATTCAAGAAAATGAACGTCGATAAG ATCGTCCCGATCGATAGGCTTGTCAAAGGCAGATTCCAGGACAACTTTGAGTTTCTGCAGTGGTTCAAGAAATTCTTTGACGCGAACTACTCGGGCTCTGAACCTTATGATGCCCTAGCTATGAGAGGAAATGAACAGATGGGTGGAGGTGGACATAGTGCACCTCGAGGGTCTGGTTTGATAAAACGCAATACACCCCGTGAAGCTCCATCTAAGCCTGTTGGCAGAGCCG GTGAGGGGCCTCCATCTCCCCTTCAAGCGCCTACTTCGAAGCCAGTAGGCAAAGCTa TGCCTAAAGTCCAACGTCCAGCACCAAAACTAGCTGCTGTTGGTAATCGTGGTGATTCTGGAAAGATTGAAGAGCTTAGTGCACAg TTGATGGAGCTGAAACTGACCGTTGATGGTTTAGAGAAGGAAAGGGATTTCTACTTTGGTAAACTTCGAGATATTGAAGTTATGTGTCAAGATTGTGACAATGGTGAACCACCGCAAATCGTTCAGAAGATCTTAGATGTTCTTTATGCAACTGAG GATAATGGGAATGGCCAGGAGGACGAAGAGACCTATTAG
- the LOC107220135 gene encoding microtubule-associated protein RP/EB family member 1 isoform X4, whose protein sequence is MAVNVYATNVTSDNLSRHDMLAWVNDCLSSSFSKIEELCTGAAYCQFMDMLFPGSVPLKRVKFRTVLEHEYIQNFKILQGGFKKMNVDKIVPIDRLVKGRFQDNFEFLQWFKKFFDANYSGSEPYDALAMRGNEQMGGGGHSAPRGSGLIKRNTPREAPSKPVGRAVPKVQRPAPKLAAVGNRGDSGKIEELSAQLMELKLTVDGLEKERDFYFGKLRDIEVMCQDCDNGEPPQIVQKILDVLYATEDGFAPPEEQDGDVLVPGDEEEY, encoded by the exons ATGGCAGTGAACGTTTATGCCACAAACGTTACGAGCGATAACCTCAGTCGTCATGACATGCTGGCGTGGGTTAACGACTGCCTTTCGTCGTCGTTCAGCAAGATAGAAGAATTGTGCACGGGAGCAGCGTACTGCCAATTTATGGACATGTTATTTCCTGGCAGTGTACCCTTGAAACGTGTCAAGTTTAGGACTGTGTTGGAGCATGAATATATACAGAACTTCAAAATACTTCAGGGTGGATTCAAGAAAATGAACGTCGATAAG ATCGTCCCGATCGATAGGCTTGTCAAAGGCAGATTCCAGGACAACTTTGAGTTTCTGCAGTGGTTCAAGAAATTCTTTGACGCGAACTACTCGGGCTCTGAACCTTATGATGCCCTAGCTATGAGAGGAAATGAACAGATGGGTGGAGGTGGACATAGTGCACCTCGAGGGTCTGGTTTGATAAAACGCAATACACCCCGTGAAGCTCCATCTAAGCCTGTTGGCAGAGCCG TGCCTAAAGTCCAACGTCCAGCACCAAAACTAGCTGCTGTTGGTAATCGTGGTGATTCTGGAAAGATTGAAGAGCTTAGTGCACAg TTGATGGAGCTGAAACTGACCGTTGATGGTTTAGAGAAGGAAAGGGATTTCTACTTTGGTAAACTTCGAGATATTGAAGTTATGTGTCAAGATTGTGACAATGGTGAACCACCGCAAATCGTTCAGAAGATCTTAGATGTTCTTTATGCAACTGAG GATGGTTTTGCCCCGCCTGAAGAACAAGATGGAGATGTACTGGTACCCGGAGATGAGGAGGAATACTAG
- the LOC107220135 gene encoding microtubule-associated protein RP/EB family member 1 isoform X1 yields MAVNVYATNVTSDNLSRHDMLAWVNDCLSSSFSKIEELCTGAAYCQFMDMLFPGSVPLKRVKFRTVLEHEYIQNFKILQGGFKKMNVDKIVPIDRLVKGRFQDNFEFLQWFKKFFDANYSGSEPYDALAMRGNEQMGGGGHSAPRGSGLIKRNTPREAPSKPVGRAGEGPPSPLQAPTSKPVGKAMPKVQRPAPKLAAVGNRGDSGKIEELSAQLMELKLTVDGLEKERDFYFGKLRDIEVMCQDCDNGEPPQIVQKILDVLYATEDGFAPPEEQDGDVLVPGDEEEY; encoded by the exons ATGGCAGTGAACGTTTATGCCACAAACGTTACGAGCGATAACCTCAGTCGTCATGACATGCTGGCGTGGGTTAACGACTGCCTTTCGTCGTCGTTCAGCAAGATAGAAGAATTGTGCACGGGAGCAGCGTACTGCCAATTTATGGACATGTTATTTCCTGGCAGTGTACCCTTGAAACGTGTCAAGTTTAGGACTGTGTTGGAGCATGAATATATACAGAACTTCAAAATACTTCAGGGTGGATTCAAGAAAATGAACGTCGATAAG ATCGTCCCGATCGATAGGCTTGTCAAAGGCAGATTCCAGGACAACTTTGAGTTTCTGCAGTGGTTCAAGAAATTCTTTGACGCGAACTACTCGGGCTCTGAACCTTATGATGCCCTAGCTATGAGAGGAAATGAACAGATGGGTGGAGGTGGACATAGTGCACCTCGAGGGTCTGGTTTGATAAAACGCAATACACCCCGTGAAGCTCCATCTAAGCCTGTTGGCAGAGCCG GTGAGGGGCCTCCATCTCCCCTTCAAGCGCCTACTTCGAAGCCAGTAGGCAAAGCTa TGCCTAAAGTCCAACGTCCAGCACCAAAACTAGCTGCTGTTGGTAATCGTGGTGATTCTGGAAAGATTGAAGAGCTTAGTGCACAg TTGATGGAGCTGAAACTGACCGTTGATGGTTTAGAGAAGGAAAGGGATTTCTACTTTGGTAAACTTCGAGATATTGAAGTTATGTGTCAAGATTGTGACAATGGTGAACCACCGCAAATCGTTCAGAAGATCTTAGATGTTCTTTATGCAACTGAG GATGGTTTTGCCCCGCCTGAAGAACAAGATGGAGATGTACTGGTACCCGGAGATGAGGAGGAATACTAG
- the LOC107220135 gene encoding microtubule-associated protein RP/EB family member 3 isoform X5, with the protein MTVENMTATKLVGVFHLVQASMVLIICPILNWYHYRLIQNSHRCNKSIFNSVTLFQNNSRIVPIDRLVKGRFQDNFEFLQWFKKFFDANYSGSEPYDALAMRGNEQMGGGGHSAPRGSGLIKRNTPREAPSKPVGRAGEGPPSPLQAPTSKPVGKAMPKVQRPAPKLAAVGNRGDSGKIEELSAQLMELKLTVDGLEKERDFYFGKLRDIEVMCQDCDNGEPPQIVQKILDVLYATEDGFAPPEEQDGDVLVPGDEEEY; encoded by the exons ATGACGGTCGAGAATATGACGGCTACGAAGCTCGTGGGTGTATTCCACTTGGTTCAGGCGTCGATGGTACTCATAATTTGTCCAATCCTCAATTGGTACCACTACCGTCTCATCCAAAACAGCCACAGATGCAACAAAAGCATATTCAACAGCGTAACACTTTTCCAAAACAACAGTCGG ATCGTCCCGATCGATAGGCTTGTCAAAGGCAGATTCCAGGACAACTTTGAGTTTCTGCAGTGGTTCAAGAAATTCTTTGACGCGAACTACTCGGGCTCTGAACCTTATGATGCCCTAGCTATGAGAGGAAATGAACAGATGGGTGGAGGTGGACATAGTGCACCTCGAGGGTCTGGTTTGATAAAACGCAATACACCCCGTGAAGCTCCATCTAAGCCTGTTGGCAGAGCCG GTGAGGGGCCTCCATCTCCCCTTCAAGCGCCTACTTCGAAGCCAGTAGGCAAAGCTa TGCCTAAAGTCCAACGTCCAGCACCAAAACTAGCTGCTGTTGGTAATCGTGGTGATTCTGGAAAGATTGAAGAGCTTAGTGCACAg TTGATGGAGCTGAAACTGACCGTTGATGGTTTAGAGAAGGAAAGGGATTTCTACTTTGGTAAACTTCGAGATATTGAAGTTATGTGTCAAGATTGTGACAATGGTGAACCACCGCAAATCGTTCAGAAGATCTTAGATGTTCTTTATGCAACTGAG GATGGTTTTGCCCCGCCTGAAGAACAAGATGGAGATGTACTGGTACCCGGAGATGAGGAGGAATACTAG
- the LOC107220142 gene encoding transmembrane protein 214-A: MSYGGWEVVGKNKKDKSNGKPAKLSKAEKKKFMENAPKLEDFLPLDEVKTLYNTLDNNKENKKPVKEKESKTKENEEKKKQQKQKQQQQQQAEKKKTEPKEKPPKSIEGALNAISIEELKNILATNQARFPEAPLVWLKDILAYLCVKIPIDTNDPVFGNKPADYPLSVVPNTIRSILESATKDAGSKAVQIFYEITLTAMTNNMVKGTPVVGHKIFLQFLAYQHPETVISNIPKLVTLRNSYQNRKPIGLSLLWALAQGGQKNLTIGLKIWHEVMASMLEMKNYASYVVQILERFTTLHGTTTSLSSDLYLNIADDVYSGRYNIPASVEKELSVSVAKLRTIIFKNKDTRHQPLFQALMKKLTYTTPENYKTEIINALVASLSTDTQCYSAWRSNYTKYLHQSSLLLKHLNANWTRVSPSLRVNLLRETILTFIATNEELGKAKKKEEHLNACVKECKVLLEKMTVSKSWFPWKRGSVLLLVVIGAMLAYDTQKHGSFKASNTNRFLTESGVSGYGEHAWSRVRLYSSKSLEFIEASAPEYYKAVTEFSTPYVKLAGDLCLITKNTSLKVYNNIVLYAHQKGPLIAASINHYAPGLLESMQKQSIQAMEAIKTYSALASDQANILVGHLNSENLRKYTSQAINTTQTFASQTYNWVYEKVQTLTKVH, encoded by the exons ATGTCTTACGGTGGCTGGGAAGTTGTTGGGAAAAACAAGAAGGACAAATCTAATGGAAAACCAGCGAAATTGTCAAAAGctgagaagaaaaagtttatGGAAAACGCGCCGAAACTTGAGGATTTTT TGCCGTTAGACGAAGTGAAGACACTATATAACACCTTGGATAACAACAAGGAGAATAAGAAACCGGTAAAGGAAAAAGAGAGTAAGActaaagaaaatgaagagaagaaaaaacaacaaaagcaaaaacagcaacaacaacaacaagcagaaaaaaagaaaacagaaccAAAGGAAAAACCTCCGAAATCTATTGAAGGGGCCTTAAATGCA ATCTCAATTGAAGaactcaaaaatattttggcaACTAATCAGGCTCGATTTCCTGAAGCACCTCTGGTGTGGCTAAAGGATATTTTGGCATATTTATGTGTGAAAATTCCAATAGACACAAATGACCCAGTATTTGGAAACAAACCCGCTGACTACCCTCTCAGTGTAGTTCCTAATACAATTCGTTCCATATTGGAAAGTGCTACTAAAGACGCAGGGAGCAAGGCTgtccaaattttttatgaaatcacACTCACAGCGATGACGAACAATATGGTTAAAGGAACGCCGGTTGTTggtcataaaatatttttacaattcttGGCATATCAACATCCTGAAACTGTGATTTCTAATATCCCAAAATTAGTTACACTGAGAAACTCTTATCAGAACAGAAAGCCAATTGGTTTGTCTTTACTTTGGGCATTGGCACAAGGGGGTCAAAAGAATTTAACAATCGGTCTGAAAATTTGGCACGAAGTAATGGCATCTATgctggaaatgaaaaattatgctAGCTATGTGGTACAAATTTTGGAGAGATTCACTACCCTACATGGCACAACAACAAGCTTGAGTTCTGATTTGTACCTAAATATCGCAGATGATGTATACAGTGGCAGATATAATATACCAGCCAGTGTCGAAAAGGAACTTAGTGTCTCTGTGGCCAAGTTGAGG acgataatatttaaaaataaagacACAAGGCACCAACCCTTGTTTCAAGCTTTAATGAAGAAACTAACATACACTACGccagaaaattacaaaactgAAATTATAAATGCACTTGTTGCAAGCTTAAGCACTGATACACAGTGTTATAGTGCGTGGAGATCAAACTACACAAAGTACTTGCATCAATCAAGTCTGTTGCTTAAGCATCTCA ATGCCAACTGGACACGTGTATCACCATCTCTAAGAGTAAATCTTCTTCGTGAAACAATTTTGACCTTTATTGCAACAAACGAAGAGTTGGGAAAGGCTAAGAAGAAAGAGGAACATCTCAATGCATGTGTAAAGGAATGCAAG GTTTTGCTGGAGAAGATGACAGTCTCAAAGAGCTGGTTTCCATGGAAAAGGGGAAGTGTACTACTGCTGGTTGTAATTGGTGCCATGCTGGCATATGATACTCAGAAACATGGTTCATTCAAAG cTTCAAATACTAATAGGTTTCTGACAGAAAGTGGTGTCTCAGGTTATGGAGAGCATGCGTGGAGCAGAGTCAGGCTTTATTCTTCTAAAAGTCTTGAATTTATAGAAGCCAGTGCTCCAGAGTATTACAAAGCTGTTACCGAATTTTCAACGCCTTATGTTAAATTAGCAGGAGATTTGTGCCTTATAACAAAGAATACTTCTCTcaaagtatataataatattgtattatatgcGCATCAGAAAGGACCTCTCATTGCAGCAAGC atcAACCATTATGCACCAGGCCTTTTGGAGAGTATGCAGAAACAAAGTATTCAAGCAATGGAAGCCATCAAAACTTATTCTGCGCTAGCGAGTGATCAAGCTAATATTCTTGT TGGCCACCTGAACTCTGAAAACTTGCGAAAATATACATCCCAGGCAATCAACACAACCCAAACGTTTGCCAGTCAAACTTACAACTGGGTGTATGAAAAGGTCCAGACATTGACCAAGGTTCATTGA
- the LOC107220141 gene encoding putative deoxyribonuclease TATDN1 has product MLRTTMANLRKFIDIGANLTDPMYQGVYNGSQKHEPDLHRVLERSWSNNISKIIITAGNIEQSKKALELAKTDDRLFSTVGCHPTRCSEFEESGDPESYLKSLTDLASENKDKIVAIGEMGLDYDRLQFCPKDTQKKYFEMQLSMCSTLNLPMFLHCRNASEDFVQILRKHKGKLTNGVVHSFDGNPEDANSILQMGLSIGINGCSLKTEDNLFAVTTIPLDRLMIETDCPWCEVRPTHAAAQHIITSFPSVKKEKWQPDHLVKGRNEPCNIVQILEILARVRDEEEEYLCNQIYKNTMKLFFPHEL; this is encoded by the exons ATGCTCAGGACGACCATGGCGAATTTGCGGAAATTCATAG ATATTGGGGCCAATTTAACAGATCCTATGTACCAGGGTGTATACAATGGGTCTCAAAAACACGAGCCTGATTTACATAGAGTTTTGGAAAGAAGTTGGTCCAACAACATTTCCAAAATCATAATAACAGCTGGCAATATTGAACAAAGCAAAAAAGCTTTAGAATTAGCTAAAACTGATG ATAGGCTTTTTTCAACTGTTGGTTGCCACCCAACAAGATGCAGTGAATTTGAAGAATCTGGAGACCCAGAATCATATTTAAAATCGTTGACTGATCTTGCATcagaaaataaagataaaatagTCGCCATCGGCGAAATGGGATTAGATTACGACCGATTACAGTTTTGTCCCAAAGACACTCagaaaaaatactttgaaatGCAACTGAGTATGTGTTCAACATTGAATCTGCCCATGTTTTTACACTGTAGAAATGCTTCTGAAGATTTTGTACAAATTCTAAGAAAGCACAAAGGTAAACTGACCAATGGTGTTGTACATTCTTTCGATGGAAATCCGGAAGATGCCAATTCGATATTACAAATGGGGCTTTCTATTGGAATCAATGGATG TTCCTTAAAAACAGAAGATAATCTTTTTGCGGTGACTACAATCCCCTTGGATAGACTGATGATTGAAACTGATTGTCCATGGTGTGAAGTGAGGCCAACACATGCAGCAGCTCAACATATTATCACTAGTTTTCCCTCAgtgaagaaagagaaatggCAACCTGACCACTTGGTGAAGGGTCGTAACGAACCTTGCAACATTGT ACAAATTCTGGAAATATTAGCTCGTGTTAGAGACGAGGAAGAAGAGTATCTGTGCAACCagatatataaaaatacaatgaaACTGTTCTTTCCTCACGAGTTATAA